A window from Musa acuminata AAA Group cultivar baxijiao chromosome BXJ3-10, Cavendish_Baxijiao_AAA, whole genome shotgun sequence encodes these proteins:
- the LOC103968743 gene encoding CDP-diacylglycerol--serine O-phosphatidyltransferase 1 isoform X1 produces the protein MTWLYQEGAAWLMLMEANGLVKITRRNHMAQGDIDAKSKSEFGELDPWTAWAYKPRTISLLLIGTCILVWASGALDPESTASKDIVSSVKRGVWAMIAVFLAYSLLQAPSTVLIRPHPAIWRLVHGMAVVYLVALTFLLFQNRDDARQFMKYLHPDLGVELPERSYGADCRIYVPDNPKSRFINVYETLFDEFVLAHIFGWWGKAIMIRNQPLLWVLSVGFELMELTFRHMLPNFNECWWDSIILDILICNWFGICAGMRTVRYFDGKTYEWVGISRQPNIIGKVKRTLGQFTPARWDKDEWHPLLGPWRFIQVLCLCVVFMTVELNTFFLKFCLWIPPRNPLIVYRLVLWWLIAIPTIREYNTYLQDRKPVKKVGAFCWISLAICIVELLICVKFGHGLFPHPMPPWLITFWTTVGMALVVFLLVWSSHIHRVVMKKRL, from the exons ATGACTTGGTTATATCAAGAG GGAGCAGCTTGGCTGATGCTCATGGAGGCCAATGGCCTAGTAAAGATAACAAGAAGGAACCACATGGCTCAAGGAGATATTGATGCGAAATCTAAAAGTGAATTTGGCGAGCTTGATCCATGGACAGCTTGGGCATACAAGCCACGCACAATATCTTTACTCCTCATCGGGACATGTATATTAGT TTGGGCAAGTGGAGCACTTGATCCTGAAAGCACAGCATCAAAAGACATTGTTTCATCAGTAAAGAG GGGTGTTTGGGCAATGATTGCAGTGTTCCTAGCCTATTCCTTGCTGCAAGCACCTTCAAC GGTCCTTATAAGGCCGCATCCTGCCATTTGGCGCTTGGTTCATGGAATGGCTGTGGTGTACCTTGTTGCCCTCACTTTTTTGCTTTTTCAG AATCGTGATGATGCTCGGCAGTTTATGAAATATCTCCACCCTGATCTAGGAGTTG AACTACCTGAAAGGTCATACGGAGCTGATTGTCGTATTTATGTCCCTGATAATCCAAAAAGCAGGTTTATCAATGTTTAT GAGACATTATTTGACGAGTTTGTTCTTGCTCATATTTTTGGATGGTGGGGGAAGGCGATAATGATACGTAACCAGCCCCTTTTGTGGGTGTTGTCAGTTGGCTTTGAATTAATGGAG CTTACTTTTCGTCATATGTTGCCGAATTTCAACGAGTGTTGGTGGGACAGTATTATTTTGGACATCTTAATCTGCAATTGGTTTG GTATTTGTGCAGGAATGCGTACTGTTAGGTACTTTGATGGGAAAACCTATGAATGGGTTGGCATAAGTCGCCAGCCAAATATCATTGGTAAA GTCAAAAGAACATTGGGGCAATTTACACCCGCACGATGGGACAAAGATGAATGGCATCCTTTGCTTGGACCATGGAGGTTCATTCAAGTGCTGTGCCTCTGTGTTGTTTTTATGACCGTGGAGCTCAATACCTTCTTTCTCAAATTTTGTCTTTGGATTCCACCTAGAAACCCCTTGATTGTTTATAGATTGGTTCTGTGGTGGTTAATTGCTATACCAACTATCCGTGAGTACAATACCTACTTGCAAGACAG AAAGCCTGTGAAGAAGGTTGGAGCATTCTGTTGGATTTCACTAGCGATTTGCATAGTggagcttctgatatgtgtcaaattTGGACATG GTCTCTTTCCCCATCCAATGCCCCCGTGGTTGATTACATTCTGGACGACTGTGGGTATGGCCCTCGTTGTCTTCCTACTTGTTTGGTCATCGCATATTCATCGAGTAGTGATGAAAAAAAGGTTATGA
- the LOC103968743 gene encoding CDP-diacylglycerol--serine O-phosphatidyltransferase 1 isoform X3 produces MLMEANGLVKITRRNHMAQGDIDAKSKSEFGELDPWTAWAYKPRTISLLLIGTCILVWASGALDPESTASKDIVSSVKRGVWAMIAVFLAYSLLQAPSTVLIRPHPAIWRLVHGMAVVYLVALTFLLFQNRDDARQFMKYLHPDLGVELPERSYGADCRIYVPDNPKSRFINVYETLFDEFVLAHIFGWWGKAIMIRNQPLLWVLSVGFELMELTFRHMLPNFNECWWDSIILDILICNWFGICAGMRTVRYFDGKTYEWVGISRQPNIIGKVKRTLGQFTPARWDKDEWHPLLGPWRFIQVLCLCVVFMTVELNTFFLKFCLWIPPRNPLIVYRLVLWWLIAIPTIREYNTYLQDRKPVKKVGAFCWISLAICIVELLICVKFGHGLFPHPMPPWLITFWTTVGMALVVFLLVWSSHIHRVVMKKRL; encoded by the exons ATGCTCATGGAGGCCAATGGCCTAGTAAAGATAACAAGAAGGAACCACATGGCTCAAGGAGATATTGATGCGAAATCTAAAAGTGAATTTGGCGAGCTTGATCCATGGACAGCTTGGGCATACAAGCCACGCACAATATCTTTACTCCTCATCGGGACATGTATATTAGT TTGGGCAAGTGGAGCACTTGATCCTGAAAGCACAGCATCAAAAGACATTGTTTCATCAGTAAAGAG GGGTGTTTGGGCAATGATTGCAGTGTTCCTAGCCTATTCCTTGCTGCAAGCACCTTCAAC GGTCCTTATAAGGCCGCATCCTGCCATTTGGCGCTTGGTTCATGGAATGGCTGTGGTGTACCTTGTTGCCCTCACTTTTTTGCTTTTTCAG AATCGTGATGATGCTCGGCAGTTTATGAAATATCTCCACCCTGATCTAGGAGTTG AACTACCTGAAAGGTCATACGGAGCTGATTGTCGTATTTATGTCCCTGATAATCCAAAAAGCAGGTTTATCAATGTTTAT GAGACATTATTTGACGAGTTTGTTCTTGCTCATATTTTTGGATGGTGGGGGAAGGCGATAATGATACGTAACCAGCCCCTTTTGTGGGTGTTGTCAGTTGGCTTTGAATTAATGGAG CTTACTTTTCGTCATATGTTGCCGAATTTCAACGAGTGTTGGTGGGACAGTATTATTTTGGACATCTTAATCTGCAATTGGTTTG GTATTTGTGCAGGAATGCGTACTGTTAGGTACTTTGATGGGAAAACCTATGAATGGGTTGGCATAAGTCGCCAGCCAAATATCATTGGTAAA GTCAAAAGAACATTGGGGCAATTTACACCCGCACGATGGGACAAAGATGAATGGCATCCTTTGCTTGGACCATGGAGGTTCATTCAAGTGCTGTGCCTCTGTGTTGTTTTTATGACCGTGGAGCTCAATACCTTCTTTCTCAAATTTTGTCTTTGGATTCCACCTAGAAACCCCTTGATTGTTTATAGATTGGTTCTGTGGTGGTTAATTGCTATACCAACTATCCGTGAGTACAATACCTACTTGCAAGACAG AAAGCCTGTGAAGAAGGTTGGAGCATTCTGTTGGATTTCACTAGCGATTTGCATAGTggagcttctgatatgtgtcaaattTGGACATG GTCTCTTTCCCCATCCAATGCCCCCGTGGTTGATTACATTCTGGACGACTGTGGGTATGGCCCTCGTTGTCTTCCTACTTGTTTGGTCATCGCATATTCATCGAGTAGTGATGAAAAAAAGGTTATGA
- the LOC103968743 gene encoding CDP-diacylglycerol--serine O-phosphatidyltransferase 1 isoform X2: MTWLYQEGAAWLMLMEANGLVKITRRNHMAQGDIDAKSKSEFGELDPWTAWAYKPRTISLLLIGTCILVWASGALDPESTASKDIVSSVKRGVWAMIAVFLAYSLLQAPSTVLIRPHPAIWRLVHGMAVVYLVALTFLLFQNRDDARQFMKYLHPDLGVELPERSYGADCRIYVPDNPKSRFINVYETLFDEFVLAHIFGWWGKAIMIRNQPLLWVLSVGFELMELTFRHMLPNFNECWWDSIILDILICNWFGMRTVRYFDGKTYEWVGISRQPNIIGKVKRTLGQFTPARWDKDEWHPLLGPWRFIQVLCLCVVFMTVELNTFFLKFCLWIPPRNPLIVYRLVLWWLIAIPTIREYNTYLQDRKPVKKVGAFCWISLAICIVELLICVKFGHGLFPHPMPPWLITFWTTVGMALVVFLLVWSSHIHRVVMKKRL; this comes from the exons ATGACTTGGTTATATCAAGAG GGAGCAGCTTGGCTGATGCTCATGGAGGCCAATGGCCTAGTAAAGATAACAAGAAGGAACCACATGGCTCAAGGAGATATTGATGCGAAATCTAAAAGTGAATTTGGCGAGCTTGATCCATGGACAGCTTGGGCATACAAGCCACGCACAATATCTTTACTCCTCATCGGGACATGTATATTAGT TTGGGCAAGTGGAGCACTTGATCCTGAAAGCACAGCATCAAAAGACATTGTTTCATCAGTAAAGAG GGGTGTTTGGGCAATGATTGCAGTGTTCCTAGCCTATTCCTTGCTGCAAGCACCTTCAAC GGTCCTTATAAGGCCGCATCCTGCCATTTGGCGCTTGGTTCATGGAATGGCTGTGGTGTACCTTGTTGCCCTCACTTTTTTGCTTTTTCAG AATCGTGATGATGCTCGGCAGTTTATGAAATATCTCCACCCTGATCTAGGAGTTG AACTACCTGAAAGGTCATACGGAGCTGATTGTCGTATTTATGTCCCTGATAATCCAAAAAGCAGGTTTATCAATGTTTAT GAGACATTATTTGACGAGTTTGTTCTTGCTCATATTTTTGGATGGTGGGGGAAGGCGATAATGATACGTAACCAGCCCCTTTTGTGGGTGTTGTCAGTTGGCTTTGAATTAATGGAG CTTACTTTTCGTCATATGTTGCCGAATTTCAACGAGTGTTGGTGGGACAGTATTATTTTGGACATCTTAATCTGCAATTGGTTTG GAATGCGTACTGTTAGGTACTTTGATGGGAAAACCTATGAATGGGTTGGCATAAGTCGCCAGCCAAATATCATTGGTAAA GTCAAAAGAACATTGGGGCAATTTACACCCGCACGATGGGACAAAGATGAATGGCATCCTTTGCTTGGACCATGGAGGTTCATTCAAGTGCTGTGCCTCTGTGTTGTTTTTATGACCGTGGAGCTCAATACCTTCTTTCTCAAATTTTGTCTTTGGATTCCACCTAGAAACCCCTTGATTGTTTATAGATTGGTTCTGTGGTGGTTAATTGCTATACCAACTATCCGTGAGTACAATACCTACTTGCAAGACAG AAAGCCTGTGAAGAAGGTTGGAGCATTCTGTTGGATTTCACTAGCGATTTGCATAGTggagcttctgatatgtgtcaaattTGGACATG GTCTCTTTCCCCATCCAATGCCCCCGTGGTTGATTACATTCTGGACGACTGTGGGTATGGCCCTCGTTGTCTTCCTACTTGTTTGGTCATCGCATATTCATCGAGTAGTGATGAAAAAAAGGTTATGA
- the LOC135650789 gene encoding alpha-1,3-arabinosyltransferase XAT3-like: protein MKSLRAPPRLEPRRTGNALIVAAMLLSLCILSLIKARYCSAPYAKLRSLAEIESIEVPESAAAKSWEAALPEDEDDEGDVATPPKIVAEETVTVISKPICSETSKRSNVCRAEGDARLRGSSRTIFLHPSLTDREWKIKPYCRKHDGPAMKNIEEWTLKPLASNEPPPRCTVHHKVPALVFSIGGFTGNLFHDFTDVIVPLFISSYQFHGEVQFVVSENKPWWVSKFISILNQLSNYDIIDADDDDPDAVRCFPRVIVGLSFHKELGVDPSKTATGYSMVEFKAMLRKAYGLERPTAAPWADQRDAKRKPRLLIISRRKTRAFLNERGMADMAMSLGFDVRVSEPDNTTDLAKFARLVNSADVMIGVHGAGLTNMVFLPAGAVLIQVVPMGGLDWVARDTFKKPSSDMQLKYMDYHIKADESSLSDQYPKNHPVLKDPDSIQKQGWYTTSKIYLENQNVKPHLRRLRNTLLEALRHLPHGRKEA from the exons atGAAGTCTCTCAGAGCTCCTCCCAGGCTCGAGCCAAGGAGGACGGGCAACGCGCTCATCGTCGCCGCCATGCTTCTTTCCCTCTGCATCCTCTCTCTCATCAAGGCTCGCTATTGCTCTGCTCCatatg CAAAGCTACGATCATTGGCAGAAATAGAATCCATTGAGGTCCCAGAGTCGGCTGCGGCGAAGAGTTGGGAAGCCGCTCTACCAG AGGATGAAGATGACGAAGGTGATGTTGCAACTCCTCCAAAAATTGTTGCAGAAGAAACTGTGACCGTCATCAGCAAaccgatatgctccgaaacaagcAAGAGATCCAACGTCTGCCGAGCGGAAGGCGATGCAAGATTGCGAGGAAGCTCCCGAACCATCTTCCTCCACCCTTCTTTGACAGATCGAGAATGGAAGATCAAACCTTATTGCAGAAAGCATGACGGCCCAGCGATGAAGAACATCGAGGAGTGGACTCTAAAGCCTTTGGCCAGCAATGAGCCGCCCCCGCGATGCACAGTGCACCACAAGGTCCCGGCGCTGGTCTTCTCCATCGGAGGATTCACCGGCAACCTCTTCCATGACTTCACTGACGTCATTGTTCCCCTCTTCATATCATCCTACCAGTTCCATGGCGAGGTCCAGTTCGTGGTATCCGAAAACAAGCCTTGGTGGGTCAGCAAATTCATCTCGATCCTGAATCAGCTCTCCAACTACGACATCATCGacgccgacgacgacgacccgGACGCCGTCCGCTGCTTCCCGCGCGTCATCGTCGGGTTGAGCTTCCACAAGGAGCTGGGCGTCGACCCCTCCAAGACTGCGACGGGGTACTCCATGGTGGAGTTCAAGGCGATGCTGAGGAAGGCGTATGGGCTGGAGAGGCCAACGGCGGCGCCGTGGGCCGACCAGCGGGATGCAAAGAGGAAGCCCAGACTGCTGATCATATCCCGCAGGAAGACGAGGGCGTTCCTGAACGAGAGGGGGATGGCGGACATGGCCATGAGCCTGGGGTTCGACGTGCGCGTCTCCGAGCCCGACAACACGACCGACCTGGCCAAGTTCGCGCGGCTGGTGAACTCCGCCGACGTGATGATCGGCGTGCACGGCGCCGGGCTGACCAACATGGTGTTCCTCCCGGCAGGCGCCGTGCTCATCCAGGTGGTGCCCATGGGCGGGCTGGATTGGGTGGCGAGGGACACCTTCAAGAAGCCTTCTTCGGACATGCAGCTCAAATACATGGACTACCACATCAAGGCGGACGAGAGCTCGCTCAGCGATCAATACCCCAAGAATCACCCGGTGCTAAAGGATCCCGATTCCATCCAAAAGCAAGGCTGGTACACGACCAGCAAGATCTACTTGGAGAACCAGAACGTAAAGCCTCACCTGAGGAGGCTTAGGAACACTCTGTTGGAGGCTCTCCGGCACCTGCCTCACGGCCGTAAAGAGGCTTAA